GAGCGCGCCGAGCAGCCGCTATCCGAATCTGCACTGGCTGCGCGTGCCGCATGGCGGCAAGGCGCTGGCGCTGAACGCCGCGATCGACGTGATGACGACGGACACCGTGATGACCGTCGACGCAGACACCTTGCTCGCCGACGACGCCACGTTCGCCATGCGAGCGGCCTTCGCGCAGTCGCCGAAGCTGGTCGCGGCGACGGGCATTCTCGTGCCCGTCTGCAACCGCACGGCGAGCGGGCGCGTGTTCCAGTGGTTCCAGACTTACGAATACATGCGTAACTTCATCGCGCGCTTCGCATGGATGCGGGCCGACAGCCTGCTGCTGGTGTCGGGCGCATTTGCGTCGTTCCGGCGCGACGCGCTCGTGGCCGTCGGCGGCTTCGATTCGCAATGCCTCGTCGAAGATTACGAACTGATTCACCGGCTGCGGCGCTACTCCGTCGATCACGACCTCGGCTGGGACGTGCGTGTGGTCGGCGACGCGCACGCGCAAACGGAGGCGCCCGCAACGCTTGGTGCGTTCCTGCGCCAGCGCCGCCGCTGGTTCGCGGGCTTCCTGCAAACGCAGTACTGGAACCGCGACATGACGGGCAACGCGCGATACGGCACGCTCGGCCGGCTGATGCTGCCCGTGAAGGCGTTCGACACGATGCAGCCCGTCTACGGCCTGACCGCGTTCGCGTTGCTGCTCGGCTTCGTGGTCGGCGGACATGGGTTGATCGTCGTGTCGATCTTCAGCGTGATCGGCCTGAAGACGGCGATCGACCTCGCGTTCTATCTGTGGAGTATCCATCTGTACCGCCGCTGGACGGGGCTGACGAGCGGCACGAGCCTGCCGATGGCTGTCGTTGCCGCGATTGCCGAGCCGTTCACGTTCCAGTTGCTGCGGCATACGGGCGCGGTGCTCGGCTGGCTGCAATTTCTACGTGGTGGCAAGACGTGGGGCAAGCAGCATCGCTCGGGTCTCGTGGGCGCGACGCAAAGTGCGCGTTGAGCGTCGTTGCCGCGCATATCGGCGACGTATGAGGTTGTTGCGGGTTTCTTGAGCGTTGCGGCTGCAACAAAATGGAAGGGCGGTGCTTCGGCACCGCCCTTTGTTTTTGGCGCAGCGGCGGGCGTCGACACTCGTCCGGTAATGCCTACCGGCGCGCCTACCTGCGGTGAGTCCTCATGATTCTCGGGTGCGACTTCTAGTAGACTGACCGGACATCGGTTTCTAACTATCAAACTCGCTCGGTCCCGGCGACCGGCCGACCGTTGTGCCAGGAGGCCTCATTCATGCACGTAGTCGCTCCGTTGGACAGCAAATCCGTCGATAACCCTCCAAAGGCTGCCGTGCGCGATCTGCGCCGTGTCGATATTCATCCCAATCACTGGTATCCGCTCGCATGGTCGCGTGAAGTGAAGCGCGGTAAAACGCATGCCGTACGCTTTGCCGGCGAGCCGATCGTGCTGGCGCGCACCGAATCGGGCAAGGTGATCGCGCTGGAAGATCGTTGCGCGCATCGGCAAGTGCCGTTGAGCGGTGGCGTGGTCGACGGCGAGGCTATCCGCTGTGGTTATCACGGCTGGACCTACGATTGCTCGGGCAAATGCATCGACGTGCCGTATCTCGGCCGTGAGCGTCTGCCGAATGGTGTGCGCGCGTATCCGTGCCGCGAAGCCGAAGGGCTGATCTTCGTGTTTCCGGGCGACGCCGCGCTCGCCGAGACGATGCCGCTGCCGCCGCTCGGCTCCGTGGCCGACAAGGCGTACAAGACGCGGCGCTTCGGCCGCGAAGTGGCATGCCACTACTCGTTCATGCACGAAAACCTGATGGACATGAACCATCAGTTCCTGCACCGCAAGCAGATGGGCAAGATGCGCGCGCGTTCGCTGGGCCGGCGGCGCGGCGACGACTGGGTCGAAGTGGACTACACGTTCGCGCGCGAAGCGGGTCAGCAGCCGATCGGCGAAGCACTCGTGTTCGGGCAGAGCCGCAAGAGCGAAAGGGCCGACCACAAGGACGTGATGACGATCCGCACGCAGTATCCGTTTCAGACGCTGCGGATTCGCACGTCCGACGGAACGATCGTGATGGACCTGTGGATCTGCTACGTGCCGCTCGACCGCGAGCAACGCACCAATCGCACGTTCGGCCTGCTGTCTATCAAGCGGCCCAAGATCGGCGCACTGCTCGACGTCGCGTGGCCGCTGCTGGTGTGGTTCACCGAGCGCATCTTCAAGGAGGACCGCTGGATCGTCGAACTCGAGCAGGCAGCGCACGACGCGCAAGGCGCCGACTGGAATCACGAAGTCTTCCCGGTGATCAACGACTTGCGCGATCTGTTGCGCGAATGCGGCGCGCCCGCGGCGCGGCGGGTGATTCCGATCGAGCCTTCTGCCGAGTCCGTTGCCGTCTGACTTTGCGGCGTTTCGTTCCTAACGGCCGCATCAAGCTACCATTGCTCGGACGTTAGGCGTTCGAACGTTCGGCCCCTCTCATTCGCCGCGATTCTCTGTCCGTGCTGCGCGCACGGCAGGCGCGCGATGCTTCGACAATGCGTTATGCTTGATTCATCCGCCCGGCTTCGGGCGGACGCGGTGCATTGTTCGAAGGAGGCTGTCTCATGTCCGAGGATGGCGACGCAACTCCGCCGATCGCGGATCTGCAAATCGTATCGACGCGCGTGTTCGATTTTCCGCGCGATCTCGTGTTCAAAGCCTGGACGGAGCCGGTGCATCTCGCGCACTGGTGGGGGCCGAAGGGCTTCACGAATTCCTTCCACGAATTCGATCTGCGTCCGGGCGGCAACTGG
The Paraburkholderia terrae genome window above contains:
- a CDS encoding glycosyltransferase family 2 protein — encoded protein: MDIDVIEDATLTNHSLSDEPTVVGGERPRPSLREALAAASPRINPRKGTWQSAVIHGSVTALWLLLFARAFFLHGALAWSTGIAYVLYDTLLLAFVTIKTWPLIRRSLPAHRSKDGGKLPSLGVIVAAHNEAGVLPVTLAALLRQMHGPAQIVIADDGSTDGTRDLLTSRFGLTEPALGVLSAPSSRYPNLHWLRVPHGGKALALNAAIDVMTTDTVMTVDADTLLADDATFAMRAAFAQSPKLVAATGILVPVCNRTASGRVFQWFQTYEYMRNFIARFAWMRADSLLLVSGAFASFRRDALVAVGGFDSQCLVEDYELIHRLRRYSVDHDLGWDVRVVGDAHAQTEAPATLGAFLRQRRRWFAGFLQTQYWNRDMTGNARYGTLGRLMLPVKAFDTMQPVYGLTAFALLLGFVVGGHGLIVVSIFSVIGLKTAIDLAFYLWSIHLYRRWTGLTSGTSLPMAVVAAIAEPFTFQLLRHTGAVLGWLQFLRGGKTWGKQHRSGLVGATQSAR
- a CDS encoding aromatic ring-hydroxylating oxygenase subunit alpha, with amino-acid sequence MHVVAPLDSKSVDNPPKAAVRDLRRVDIHPNHWYPLAWSREVKRGKTHAVRFAGEPIVLARTESGKVIALEDRCAHRQVPLSGGVVDGEAIRCGYHGWTYDCSGKCIDVPYLGRERLPNGVRAYPCREAEGLIFVFPGDAALAETMPLPPLGSVADKAYKTRRFGREVACHYSFMHENLMDMNHQFLHRKQMGKMRARSLGRRRGDDWVEVDYTFAREAGQQPIGEALVFGQSRKSERADHKDVMTIRTQYPFQTLRIRTSDGTIVMDLWICYVPLDREQRTNRTFGLLSIKRPKIGALLDVAWPLLVWFTERIFKEDRWIVELEQAAHDAQGADWNHEVFPVINDLRDLLRECGAPAARRVIPIEPSAESVAV